One window from the genome of Pelosinus sp. IPA-1 encodes:
- a CDS encoding methyl-accepting chemotaxis protein, giving the protein MQLKIKGKILTIILVVSLAMLTVGSIGYYYTNAMSNEMKIMYNENLLSIKRLNETRHNFRAVHGMILELIFGNVDKGTEDKLTTEIKTLALETDKTLTAYESQKLTPYEQEKFLKLKEAIGQYRTERQKAIDLAKQGKKQEAYTYFTQQAAGKLEAVNITLQELANYMAEKSDRANREGEEHASFAGKVIFSLTGFFALLSILLGWKLSTMIVSRLGIVGTFLAEIANGNLGLENVKIAEQDEIGEIGHGLNKMADNLKRVVRQVIESAEQVAASSEELTASAEQSAQATNQVAATISEVAQGAESQASAVTTTTSVVEQLSTGIEQVALNATKMREVSDRTSKAAQDGGKAVKAAMNQMDIVEQTVTKSANVVEKLGERSKEMGQIVETISGIAAQTNLLALNAAIEAARAGEHGRGFAVVAEEVRKLAEQSQESAKEIANLIAEAGMDTEQAVDAMKEGSREVNVGAEVVNTAGEAFKEISTFIDQLADQIKETSASIGQMASGSQKIVASVHDIDQISKDTASRTQTVSAATEEQSASMEEIAASSQALAKMAEELQGVVRKFRI; this is encoded by the coding sequence TTGCAACTTAAAATTAAGGGGAAAATTCTTACCATTATTTTAGTAGTTTCACTGGCTATGCTCACGGTAGGTTCGATAGGGTATTATTATACAAATGCTATGAGCAATGAAATGAAAATTATGTACAATGAAAATCTTTTGTCTATTAAAAGATTAAATGAGACTCGTCATAATTTTAGGGCAGTTCACGGAATGATTCTGGAACTTATTTTTGGTAATGTAGATAAGGGAACAGAAGATAAGTTAACAACTGAAATAAAAACATTAGCGTTAGAAACGGACAAAACTTTAACAGCCTATGAAAGTCAAAAACTAACTCCATATGAGCAAGAGAAATTTCTTAAACTAAAAGAAGCAATTGGTCAGTATCGGACAGAGCGCCAAAAAGCAATAGATCTAGCAAAACAAGGGAAAAAGCAAGAAGCCTATACATATTTTACCCAGCAGGCAGCAGGTAAACTAGAAGCGGTAAATATAACCCTCCAAGAATTGGCAAACTATATGGCGGAAAAAAGTGATAGAGCCAATCGAGAAGGGGAAGAACATGCTAGTTTTGCAGGTAAAGTCATTTTCTCACTAACAGGATTTTTTGCTTTACTAAGTATTTTACTGGGATGGAAACTATCTACTATGATTGTCAGCAGATTAGGAATTGTAGGAACTTTTTTAGCTGAAATCGCAAATGGGAATTTAGGTCTAGAAAACGTAAAAATCGCTGAGCAGGATGAAATCGGTGAAATAGGCCATGGTTTAAATAAGATGGCTGATAATCTAAAAAGAGTTGTCCGTCAGGTGATTGAATCAGCTGAACAGGTGGCAGCGTCTTCAGAAGAATTGACAGCAAGTGCGGAACAATCAGCGCAAGCTACCAATCAGGTAGCAGCTACCATTAGTGAAGTAGCCCAAGGGGCTGAATCCCAAGCTAGTGCAGTAACTACAACTACTAGCGTAGTGGAACAGTTATCCACGGGTATTGAACAAGTTGCCCTAAATGCAACGAAAATGAGAGAGGTATCCGATAGAACTTCTAAGGCAGCCCAAGATGGTGGTAAGGCAGTAAAAGCTGCAATGAATCAGATGGATATCGTGGAACAAACGGTGACCAAATCAGCTAACGTTGTTGAAAAACTAGGAGAAAGATCGAAAGAAATGGGACAAATTGTTGAGACGATTTCCGGGATTGCGGCACAAACCAATCTACTCGCCTTGAATGCAGCTATTGAGGCTGCCCGTGCAGGCGAGCATGGCAGAGGATTTGCTGTAGTTGCGGAAGAGGTACGAAAGTTAGCAGAACAGTCTCAAGAATCAGCAAAGGAAATTGCAAATTTAATTGCAGAGGCTGGTATGGATACAGAGCAGGCTGTAGACGCTATGAAAGAAGGAAGTCGCGAAGTCAATGTGGGAGCTGAAGTCGTAAACACTGCTGGGGAAGCTTTTAAAGAAATTTCTACTTTTATTGATCAATTGGCAGATCAAATTAAGGAAACTTCCGCTTCTATTGGACAAATGGCGTCCGGCAGCCAAAAGATCGTAGCATCTGTGCATGATATTGACCAAATTAGTAAAGATACGGCCAGTAGAACCCAAACTGTATCTGCAGCTACTGAGGAGCAATCGGCATCCATGGAAGAGATTGCTGCATCTAGTCAGGCATTAGCTAAGATGGCAGAAGAACTTCAAGGCGTTGTGAGAAAGTTTAGGATATAG
- a CDS encoding YibE/F family protein codes for MKLQRIFLLYILMNVIVFLRLDVAPAFAAANNPQPIDYINGVVLSVQPLEIPSNKNMGVSGKNLITIQLTTGPEAGKEVQSINYTTNQPLFDINPSPGDKIILAVNETQSVKQYHVADYNRLFPMYILVGVFILSLLLLGKKIGVKTLFVICFSVILILKGMIPLILSYHWNFILATMLVCAVIATVTQITISGWNAKTWGAIIGTVSGVVIAGILAAISISMMHLTGLDSEEAMMLKVTTLSFMNFQEVLFAGIILGSLGAVMDVTISIASTQFEIKKSCPHYGFIEIFKSGINVGRDVMGTMANTLILAYTGSSLPLIFLITSQENVSLVRVMNLNIVATEITRALTGSIGLICSIPLTAAITALLLNRIDKK; via the coding sequence ATGAAACTACAACGAATTTTTTTACTCTATATTTTAATGAATGTTATTGTTTTCTTACGTTTGGATGTAGCGCCCGCCTTTGCGGCAGCTAACAATCCCCAACCGATTGATTATATAAATGGTGTAGTATTGTCGGTACAACCCCTTGAAATACCGTCTAATAAGAATATGGGGGTTAGTGGGAAAAACTTAATAACGATTCAACTTACAACAGGGCCAGAAGCTGGTAAAGAGGTGCAGAGTATCAATTATACTACCAACCAGCCATTGTTTGACATAAACCCTAGTCCTGGTGATAAAATTATTTTGGCTGTAAACGAGACACAAAGTGTAAAACAATACCATGTTGCGGATTATAATCGCCTTTTCCCTATGTATATATTAGTCGGTGTCTTTATTTTATCATTATTGTTGTTAGGGAAAAAGATTGGTGTTAAGACCTTGTTTGTTATTTGTTTTTCTGTAATTTTGATTCTTAAGGGTATGATTCCCCTTATTTTGAGTTATCATTGGAACTTTATTTTAGCTACCATGCTTGTTTGTGCAGTGATTGCTACCGTAACGCAGATTACAATTAGTGGTTGGAATGCAAAGACCTGGGGGGCAATCATTGGTACTGTAAGCGGTGTTGTTATTGCAGGGATTTTAGCAGCAATTTCGATTTCAATGATGCATTTAACAGGTTTAGATAGTGAAGAAGCTATGATGCTCAAAGTCACTACATTATCCTTTATGAACTTTCAAGAAGTTCTATTTGCAGGAATTATTTTAGGATCCCTAGGTGCTGTGATGGATGTAACGATATCGATTGCCTCTACCCAATTTGAAATTAAAAAGTCTTGTCCTCATTATGGCTTTATAGAAATATTTAAATCTGGTATAAACGTTGGACGAGATGTTATGGGAACTATGGCAAATACCTTAATTTTAGCTTATACGGGGAGTTCCTTACCTTTGATTTTTCTGATTACATCCCAAGAGAATGTGTCCTTAGTACGAGTTATGAATTTAAATATTGTTGCTACAGAAATAACGAGGGCTCTGACAGGGAGCATTGGATTGATCTGCTCCATTCCACTAACAGCTGCCATTACGGCCCTGCTTCTAAACCGAATCGACAAAAAATGA
- a CDS encoding cob(I)yrinic acid a,c-diamide adenosyltransferase: MIYTRTGDKGMTSLLDGSRVRKNSIRVDSYGTIDELNSLLGFGKHFIINSAIVEKIHIVQLELFAVAAELADPKGEMYPSKIGEAEILRFETWIDEYVKLMNPAPKFIVPGSSQASGILHVARTVCRRAERLMTSLEEIEPVSSSLMKYVNRLSDVLYTFARFLEEQQELVNS; this comes from the coding sequence ATGATTTATACACGTACAGGTGATAAGGGAATGACTAGTCTGCTAGATGGTAGTCGCGTGCGGAAGAATAGCATACGCGTAGATAGTTACGGAACCATTGACGAGTTGAATTCATTATTAGGCTTTGGGAAGCATTTTATTATCAATTCAGCTATCGTAGAAAAAATCCATATTGTGCAGTTAGAGCTTTTTGCCGTCGCCGCTGAGCTAGCGGATCCTAAAGGGGAAATGTACCCTTCCAAAATCGGCGAGGCTGAAATTCTGCGTTTTGAAACTTGGATTGATGAATACGTCAAGCTTATGAATCCTGCTCCTAAATTTATAGTGCCAGGCAGCAGCCAGGCTTCTGGGATTCTACATGTAGCCCGTACTGTTTGCCGACGTGCTGAAAGGCTTATGACGTCACTAGAAGAGATAGAACCAGTAAGTTCATCTTTAATGAAATATGTAAATCGCTTGTCTGATGTATTATACACCTTTGCCCGCTTTTTGGAAGAACAGCAAGAATTGGTTAATTCATAA
- a CDS encoding methyl-accepting chemotaxis protein → MQIRQKIIVSLAAILFLMVGMSVYSLWSSNQIKKGINNIQTSNAAAITAAKAENEYTSAVLEIRRYIADGDEKYSKNFEEKLTAVEELEKQLLALTPPDKLKDIEKLIDDTTKYKTGVVTRLIPVLREQHKDRIAGNIEKANEKALTSGAITRELTPFAQSIQQTLHTTVEENAKHALAEVDEANHNVSYNVTMAITLSVIALILGVILSVYLTKQVTYPIKHITAELTTMAAGDFSGSIHQGLSMRSDEFGILAKSLTEMKGNLKRLFSQVQEKVEQLSAASEQLTAGAEQSAQAATLVADSIMDVAAGTEKQANAVNTTLTVAEKSASDAKVVAQNAQHATDTSQRTTSAAQNGGKLINSAEEQMANIEATVGNSAQVVGKLGERSKHIGQIVDTISGIAGQTNLLALNAAIEAARAGEQGKGFAVVAEEVRKLAEQSEEAAKQIATLISEIQQETEQAVLVMNTGTEEVKDGTRVVLEAGNAFNQIIQLVGEVTTQVKEISNAANQISIGSQDIVGAVRGIDEVTKGNALQTQTVSAATEQQTASMQEIAATSRSLSHMAEELQDAVRKFRV, encoded by the coding sequence ATGCAGATTCGACAAAAAATTATTGTATCTTTAGCAGCAATCTTATTTTTAATGGTGGGGATGAGTGTATATTCATTATGGTCTTCTAATCAAATAAAAAAAGGTATCAATAATATTCAGACTAGTAATGCAGCGGCAATTACTGCAGCCAAAGCTGAAAATGAATATACGAGTGCAGTATTAGAAATCAGACGTTACATAGCAGATGGAGATGAAAAATATAGTAAAAACTTTGAGGAAAAGTTGACTGCTGTTGAGGAATTAGAAAAACAACTTCTTGCTTTGACGCCACCTGACAAGTTAAAAGATATAGAAAAACTAATTGATGATACGACTAAATATAAGACTGGTGTAGTGACTCGACTTATTCCAGTGTTGCGGGAACAACATAAAGATAGAATAGCTGGCAATATCGAAAAAGCGAATGAAAAAGCTCTGACAAGTGGTGCGATAACTCGTGAGTTAACACCATTTGCTCAGTCTATACAACAAACACTACATACTACTGTAGAAGAAAATGCTAAGCATGCTCTCGCAGAGGTGGATGAAGCCAACCATAATGTATCTTATAATGTGACTATGGCAATTACATTAAGTGTTATAGCTTTGATTTTGGGTGTAATACTGAGTGTCTACCTAACAAAACAGGTTACATATCCGATAAAGCATATCACAGCAGAGCTGACTACTATGGCAGCGGGCGATTTTTCAGGATCAATTCATCAAGGACTTAGCATGCGTTCCGATGAATTTGGTATTCTTGCCAAGTCGCTGACAGAAATGAAAGGTAATTTAAAACGACTTTTTTCACAAGTGCAAGAGAAAGTAGAGCAACTTTCAGCGGCATCAGAACAACTAACTGCTGGTGCAGAACAATCTGCGCAGGCTGCCACCTTAGTTGCTGATTCCATCATGGATGTAGCAGCAGGAACCGAAAAACAAGCAAATGCAGTTAATACTACCTTAACTGTGGCTGAAAAATCTGCTTCTGATGCGAAAGTAGTAGCTCAAAATGCGCAGCATGCCACGGACACATCCCAAAGAACAACTTCTGCGGCTCAAAATGGTGGTAAACTTATTAACTCGGCTGAAGAACAAATGGCGAATATCGAAGCTACTGTAGGAAATTCTGCGCAAGTTGTAGGCAAGTTAGGAGAACGCTCTAAGCACATAGGGCAAATTGTAGATACCATCTCTGGTATTGCTGGGCAAACCAATCTACTGGCTCTTAACGCAGCAATTGAAGCTGCTCGTGCAGGAGAGCAGGGTAAGGGCTTTGCTGTAGTCGCTGAAGAAGTACGTAAGCTTGCAGAGCAATCGGAAGAAGCAGCAAAACAAATTGCAACGTTAATTAGTGAAATTCAACAGGAAACGGAACAAGCTGTTTTGGTAATGAACACTGGTACGGAAGAAGTAAAGGATGGTACAAGAGTAGTTTTGGAGGCGGGGAATGCATTTAATCAGATTATCCAACTTGTAGGTGAGGTTACTACACAAGTTAAGGAAATTTCCAATGCCGCTAATCAAATTTCAATTGGGAGCCAAGATATTGTTGGCGCAGTTCGTGGGATTGATGAAGTCACCAAAGGGAATGCTCTTCAGACTCAAACTGTTTCCGCTGCAACTGAGCAGCAAACTGCATCTATGCAGGAAATTGCGGCAACTAGTCGCAGCCTTTCTCATATGGCAGAAGAATTGCAGGATGCTGTCCGTAAATTCAGAGTATAA
- a CDS encoding bifunctional 2-keto-4-hydroxyglutarate aldolase/2-keto-3-deoxy-6-phosphogluconate aldolase codes for MEKEKVITKIIEGGLVAVVRAQTKEEAKKVTEACIAGGVVAIEITFTVPGANEIISELAKLYSPEDILLGAGTVLDPETARIAILSGAQYVVSPCLNVDTVKLCNRYRVPIMPGAMTIRDVVEGMEAGADIIKVFPGELFGPGFIKAIKGPLPQARLMPTGGVGVDNVGEWIKAGCVAVGVGSNLTGGAKTGDYASITTKAKEFVEAIRLARA; via the coding sequence TTGGAGAAAGAAAAGGTAATCACTAAGATTATTGAGGGAGGCCTCGTTGCCGTTGTGCGAGCGCAAACCAAAGAAGAGGCAAAGAAGGTTACAGAAGCTTGCATTGCAGGTGGTGTTGTAGCCATTGAGATCACTTTTACCGTTCCAGGCGCTAATGAAATCATAAGTGAATTGGCAAAACTTTATTCACCAGAGGACATTCTACTTGGAGCTGGAACAGTTCTTGACCCAGAAACAGCAAGAATTGCTATTTTAAGTGGTGCGCAATATGTTGTATCTCCTTGTCTGAATGTAGACACTGTCAAATTATGCAATCGGTATCGGGTACCAATCATGCCAGGTGCAATGACTATTAGAGATGTAGTGGAAGGCATGGAAGCTGGTGCAGACATTATTAAAGTGTTCCCAGGGGAACTTTTCGGACCTGGTTTTATTAAAGCCATTAAGGGCCCTCTACCTCAGGCAAGACTGATGCCTACAGGCGGTGTTGGCGTTGATAATGTGGGAGAATGGATCAAGGCAGGCTGCGTGGCAGTGGGTGTAGGTAGTAACCTTACTGGAGGAGCCAAAACTGGTGATTATGCTTCTATTACAACAAAGGCTAAAGAATTCGTTGAGGCCATACGTTTAGCCAGAGCATGA
- the ilvD gene encoding dihydroxy-acid dehydratase, whose protein sequence is MDNVLSKMPAYQRAIAKGHLGSCGANYKNLDRPIIAVVNSWNEIVPGHAHLRDLAAHVKRGIIDNGGHPLEFNTIAICDGIAQGHDGMRYVLPSRELISDSIEVMIKAHGIFDGMVLLGSCDKIVPAMLMAAAKLNIPTAMVTGGPMINQIKPSESKSARQQFIRGEIDEEKLVEATVKYYPTAGICPFLGTANTMSIAVETLGLSLPGSSLIPAISREKEQNAYDTGYTIVNLVNQNIQPRDIMTKEAFHNTTAVILAMGASLNSVLHLPAIAKECGIEWTYRDFDRISRKTPLLTQVTPNGGEYTVADLYPVGGIPTIMKELIPVLATNTVGVNGKSLAENLESAADADGVIIHSFTDAFSREGGIAVLYGNLAPEGAVVKCSAVPKEKWIYSGPAKVFDSEEACINAAQKDELSSGDVLIIRNEGPIGGPGMREMHRATEIIAAVGDAAIVTDGRFSGASGGLSIGYLSPEAAEKGPIAFVQNGDRVSINIYERSIHWEITEEEYQNRKENYQPVIKDVESEFLKLYGANTTSSAKGAVRR, encoded by the coding sequence ATGGATAATGTATTATCAAAAATGCCCGCATACCAAAGGGCGATAGCAAAAGGGCACCTAGGTTCCTGTGGAGCTAACTATAAAAATTTAGATCGGCCAATCATTGCAGTAGTCAACTCATGGAATGAAATCGTACCAGGGCATGCACACCTTAGGGATTTAGCTGCTCATGTAAAACGGGGTATTATTGATAATGGTGGGCATCCATTAGAATTTAATACCATAGCGATTTGTGATGGTATTGCTCAAGGGCATGATGGAATGAGATATGTGTTACCAAGTCGTGAATTAATCAGTGACTCAATTGAAGTCATGATAAAAGCCCATGGTATTTTTGATGGAATGGTATTACTAGGTTCTTGTGATAAGATTGTGCCAGCTATGCTAATGGCGGCAGCAAAGTTAAATATTCCAACTGCCATGGTTACTGGGGGGCCTATGATCAATCAGATTAAACCCAGTGAATCTAAGAGCGCTCGTCAACAATTTATTCGTGGTGAAATTGATGAGGAAAAACTTGTTGAAGCAACGGTAAAGTATTATCCTACGGCTGGTATTTGTCCCTTTTTGGGAACAGCCAATACGATGAGTATTGCAGTAGAGACACTAGGCCTTTCCTTACCTGGATCTTCTCTAATACCAGCCATTAGTAGAGAGAAAGAACAAAATGCCTATGATACAGGTTACACGATTGTAAACTTGGTAAATCAAAATATACAACCCCGTGATATCATGACAAAAGAGGCATTTCATAATACAACAGCTGTTATTTTAGCTATGGGGGCTTCTTTAAATAGTGTATTGCATTTACCTGCCATTGCCAAAGAATGTGGTATTGAATGGACTTATCGTGATTTTGACCGTATTAGTCGTAAAACACCACTATTGACACAGGTGACGCCAAATGGTGGGGAATATACAGTAGCTGATCTTTATCCTGTTGGTGGAATTCCTACTATTATGAAGGAACTAATCCCTGTTTTAGCCACAAATACAGTAGGTGTGAATGGAAAAAGTTTGGCTGAAAACTTAGAAAGCGCTGCAGATGCAGATGGAGTTATTATTCACTCCTTTACAGATGCTTTTTCCAGGGAAGGTGGTATTGCTGTGTTATATGGTAATTTGGCACCAGAAGGGGCTGTCGTTAAGTGCTCCGCTGTTCCTAAAGAAAAATGGATATATTCAGGTCCTGCGAAGGTATTTGATTCAGAAGAAGCTTGCATTAATGCAGCGCAAAAAGACGAATTATCTTCTGGAGATGTACTTATAATTCGTAATGAGGGTCCTATTGGTGGCCCAGGAATGAGGGAGATGCATAGAGCCACTGAGATTATTGCTGCAGTGGGTGATGCTGCAATCGTTACAGATGGACGTTTCTCAGGGGCTTCGGGAGGATTGTCAATCGGATATCTTTCTCCAGAAGCTGCAGAAAAAGGACCCATTGCTTTTGTGCAAAATGGTGACAGAGTAAGTATCAATATTTACGAGCGAAGTATTCACTGGGAAATTACAGAAGAAGAATATCAAAACAGGAAAGAAAATTATCAACCAGTTATTAAGGACGTAGAAAGTGAATTTCTTAAATTATATGGAGCAAATACGACTTCTTCTGCTAAAGGCGCAGTTCGCCGTTAA
- a CDS encoding MFS transporter — MLREEGESKMEVKALAPSRWMKLIPLAFITYSLAYLDRANYSFGAASGLARDLNITASASSLLGALFFLGYFFFQIPGALYAEKRSAKKLVFWTLILWGGLATATGMVNDISALYVIRFMLGVVESVVMPAMLVFLSHWFTKSERSRANTFLILGNPITVLWMSIVSGYLVNSFGWRWMFIIEGIPSIIWAVIWWMMVTDHPKEANWLTSSEKKDIEEALLEEQKGLKPVKNYAEAFKSPKVITLAFQYFFWSIGVYGFVMWLPSIIKSASNMGIVAAGWLTSVPYALAAALMVIVSYYSDKTQNRKGFVWISLLIGAIAFFGSYLLGASNFWLSYFLLVIAGGAMYAPYGPFFAIIPEILPRNVAGGAMALINSFGALGSFVGAYIVGYLNGATGGPSASYIFMASSLVLAVILTLVTKTSSSDVATTHIAN, encoded by the coding sequence ATGTTAAGAGAAGAAGGAGAAAGTAAAATGGAAGTAAAAGCGTTGGCTCCTAGTCGTTGGATGAAATTGATTCCGTTGGCATTTATCACTTATAGCTTAGCTTATCTTGATCGGGCGAATTATAGTTTTGGGGCAGCTTCTGGCCTTGCTCGGGATCTGAACATTACGGCATCCGCATCCTCATTACTTGGTGCATTATTTTTCTTAGGGTATTTCTTTTTTCAAATTCCAGGTGCACTTTATGCTGAAAAACGCAGTGCAAAAAAACTCGTATTTTGGACATTGATCTTATGGGGTGGCTTGGCTACTGCAACAGGTATGGTTAACGATATCTCTGCCCTATATGTTATTCGATTTATGTTGGGGGTCGTGGAAAGCGTAGTTATGCCAGCGATGCTGGTATTTTTGAGCCATTGGTTTACTAAATCGGAGCGTTCTAGAGCCAATACTTTCTTGATTTTGGGGAATCCAATTACTGTATTATGGATGTCTATCGTATCAGGATATCTTGTAAATTCTTTTGGTTGGCGCTGGATGTTTATTATAGAAGGTATCCCTTCGATTATTTGGGCCGTTATTTGGTGGATGATGGTTACAGATCATCCCAAAGAAGCCAATTGGCTTACATCTTCTGAGAAAAAGGATATTGAAGAAGCCTTACTAGAAGAGCAGAAAGGCTTAAAACCAGTTAAAAATTACGCAGAAGCTTTCAAATCACCGAAGGTTATTACTCTTGCTTTTCAATATTTCTTTTGGAGTATTGGTGTTTATGGATTTGTGATGTGGCTACCATCTATTATTAAGTCCGCATCTAATATGGGGATCGTTGCTGCAGGTTGGCTCACTTCGGTACCTTATGCCTTGGCGGCAGCTTTGATGGTAATTGTTTCATACTATTCTGATAAAACGCAAAATCGCAAAGGTTTTGTATGGATATCCTTACTCATTGGTGCCATTGCCTTTTTCGGATCTTATTTATTAGGGGCTTCTAACTTTTGGCTATCTTATTTTCTGTTAGTTATTGCCGGTGGTGCGATGTATGCTCCATATGGACCATTTTTTGCCATCATTCCAGAAATTTTACCGAGAAATGTGGCAGGGGGAGCCATGGCACTCATTAATAGCTTTGGAGCGTTAGGTTCATTTGTCGGAGCTTATATTGTAGGGTATCTCAATGGTGCCACAGGCGGGCCAAGTGCATCCTATATATTTATGGCAAGCTCATTAGTACTAGCAGTCATACTGACATTGGTTACAAAAACCTCTTCTTCCGATGTAGCGACAACCCATATTGCGAACTAA
- a CDS encoding phosphoglycerate dehydrogenase, which yields MVKVLVTARSFALCDEAKALLESQGYLITWNPVGRPLKEAELLELIPGMDALITGTDEVTEKVIAAGMPTLKVIGKYGVGYDNINVAAAKEHGIQVTYTPGVLTKSVAELAMGLLMAVTRNIAAMDQLVRQGKWERITGTELSGKTLGIVGTGNIGREVVKRAAAFDMNIIAFDVWPNPDFAAQYGIKYVSLEELFKKADFISLHAPSTPETVGMIHAKSLQSMKNTAVLINTARGDLIVEKDLIKALQEGVIAGAGLDTFAVEPLLDERFFSLKNVVLTPHAGSNTRETVARMSIMVATDVVAVLGGNLPHYPVR from the coding sequence TTGGTTAAGGTATTAGTAACGGCAAGATCATTTGCATTATGTGATGAGGCAAAAGCCCTCTTGGAATCCCAAGGATATTTAATTACATGGAATCCAGTTGGAAGGCCTTTAAAAGAAGCAGAACTCTTAGAGTTAATACCAGGAATGGATGCGTTGATTACAGGGACGGATGAGGTAACTGAAAAGGTAATTGCAGCAGGAATGCCTACCCTTAAAGTTATCGGTAAATATGGCGTAGGGTATGACAATATTAATGTTGCTGCTGCGAAAGAACATGGGATACAAGTGACCTATACTCCAGGCGTTCTGACGAAATCAGTAGCTGAATTAGCCATGGGACTATTAATGGCAGTGACTCGTAATATTGCCGCTATGGACCAATTGGTACGGCAAGGAAAATGGGAAAGAATTACGGGAACAGAGCTATCAGGTAAAACGTTAGGAATTGTAGGAACAGGAAATATCGGTAGGGAAGTTGTTAAAAGGGCTGCGGCCTTTGATATGAATATAATAGCTTTCGATGTTTGGCCTAATCCTGACTTTGCTGCTCAGTATGGAATCAAGTATGTATCGTTGGAAGAGCTCTTTAAAAAAGCAGACTTTATCTCATTGCACGCACCTTCTACCCCTGAAACCGTTGGTATGATTCATGCAAAAAGCTTGCAAAGTATGAAAAATACAGCTGTACTTATCAATACAGCCCGTGGCGATCTGATTGTTGAGAAAGATCTAATTAAGGCCTTGCAGGAAGGGGTAATTGCTGGTGCGGGTTTAGATACTTTTGCAGTGGAACCTCTGCTTGATGAACGATTTTTTAGTTTGAAAAATGTTGTCTTAACCCCACATGCCGGTTCAAATACTCGTGAAACGGTGGCAAGAATGAGCATAATGGTTGCTACTGATGTGGTAGCAGTTTTAGGTGGCAATCTACCTCACTATCCTGTGAGGTAG
- a CDS encoding sugar kinase has product MCEILTLGEPMALFLANQKGELDKIEEFTKLVAGAEVNFAIGMARLGHEVAYITKLGEDPFGTYINRFLLENNIDTRYVTYDAGHFTGFQLKSKVEIGDPEVFYFRRHSAASHLHTEDVSNILWDKVKHLHLTGIPPALSSTCREVSYKLMAAAREKGISISFDTNLRPQLWKSKDEMVSVINDLAFLSDLVLPGVNEGKILTGSDDPNQIADFYLKEGVSTVVIKLGEKGAFVKTQDSSFEVQGFKVEKVVDTVGAGDGFAVGVVSGLQAGLSLKEAVVRGNAIGALAVMFPGDNDGLPNSLQLESYLQTNFG; this is encoded by the coding sequence ATGTGTGAAATTCTTACTCTTGGAGAACCTATGGCACTCTTTTTAGCCAATCAAAAGGGAGAGCTTGATAAAATCGAAGAATTTACTAAGCTTGTTGCAGGTGCAGAAGTAAACTTTGCAATCGGCATGGCGCGACTAGGTCATGAGGTAGCTTATATTACAAAGTTAGGAGAAGATCCTTTTGGAACATATATTAATCGGTTTCTTTTAGAAAATAACATTGATACTCGGTATGTGACCTATGATGCAGGGCATTTTACAGGCTTTCAATTAAAATCAAAAGTAGAAATCGGTGATCCAGAAGTCTTTTATTTTCGCAGGCATTCAGCAGCCTCTCACTTACACACAGAAGATGTTAGTAATATTCTCTGGGACAAAGTCAAACATCTTCATTTAACAGGAATACCTCCTGCTCTATCTTCTACTTGCCGGGAAGTGAGTTACAAACTAATGGCAGCTGCTAGAGAAAAAGGGATTTCTATTTCCTTTGATACCAACTTACGACCACAATTATGGAAAAGTAAGGACGAAATGGTAAGTGTTATTAATGATTTAGCTTTTCTCAGCGATCTTGTATTACCTGGGGTTAATGAAGGTAAAATCTTAACAGGTAGTGATGATCCAAATCAGATTGCTGACTTCTATTTGAAAGAAGGGGTGTCCACTGTCGTTATTAAGTTAGGTGAGAAGGGGGCTTTTGTTAAAACACAAGATTCTTCTTTCGAAGTGCAGGGGTTCAAGGTGGAAAAGGTCGTAGATACTGTGGGTGCAGGAGATGGATTTGCCGTAGGTGTAGTAAGTGGCCTGCAGGCTGGTCTATCCCTTAAAGAGGCAGTAGTGAGGGGAAATGCGATTGGAGCATTAGCAGTCATGTTCCCAGGTGATAATGATGGATTACCAAATTCACTACAACTTGAATCATATTTGCAGACTAATTTTGGATAA